TAAAGGAAAAGGGACTTGAAATCGAGACCACCGGCGACCTTGACGCTACGATCATCGCCGACAGGTTTCTGATACATCACGCCGTCATCAACCTTGTCCAGAACGCCGTGGATTTTTCGCCCGAAAAGGGCAAAATCGCCATAAACGTGTCAGCCGAAGGAGGGGCGGTGTCGCTTTCCGTGCGGGACGCCGGCCCCGGAATCGCCGAATACGCCCTTCCCAGGGTCTTCGAGCGATTCTACTCCCTGCCCCGCCCGGACACCTCCCGCAAGGGCACGGGCCTTGGGCTCTGCCTTGCCAGGGAGGCCGCCCTTCTGCACGGAGGCGACGTCACCATAAAAAACGCCCCCGAAAGGGGCGTCATCGCCACCCTGCGGCTTCCCCGCCACGGTGGCTGACCTTATAGCCCACCCTGTCGCAAACTTCTCCTTTTCACATTGTTTTCACACGCTTTTCCCCAAGGGTTCATCCGCCCGTCCCATACGCCTGTTAAACTTTCCCTTGAACATGGCCGGAAACCCCATCGCCCCGGCCCAAACCACAAGGAAAAGGATTACGCCAATGTCAGCCAACGCCAAAGCCATGGGAAGCGTCCGCCGGGTTTTCTCCCCCACGGTGTCCAAATTGATCCTTATCGCGATTCTGACCTTTTTGCTCCAGGTTCCGGCCTGCCACATAATGTCCCTTTCCCAGGAAAGGCAGTACAGGAAGAGCAGGGTGGAGGAGGAGATCATAGGCAAGCTGGGCGGCCAGCAGCAGATTGAAGGCCCCATGATTTCAATACCCTACGTCGTAAGGACCAAAACCGAGACCGTGAGCGTGGACCCTCTCACCAACAAGAGCGAAAAACGCGTCGAGGAAAACATCGAAACCCACCAGATAAGAGTGATGCCCGAGGAACTCGACATAAGGGGCACGCTCAAAACCGAGTTCCGCGCAAGGGGCATCTACAGGGTGCCGGTTTACAGGAGCGACCTTACCCTCACGGGCTGGTTTTCGCCCCCCGACACCACAAGCCTTCTGGGTCCGAGCCAGGCCAAGGCCATAACCGAAATACAATGGGACAAGGCCAGCCTGAGCGTTTCCGTAAGCGGCCTTGAAGGATTGAGAAGCCACATAAAAGGGCTTTTCAATCAGAATGAGGTGTCCTTAAAGCCCGAAATTTCAAAGCGCCCCTCGGCTGACAGTACGCCGGAATGCGCCGCCCGCCGCGTTTCCGGCACCACCGGGGCGTCCGTGGCCTTTGACCCTGCGGCAAAACGACTGCCCTTCAAGCTCACCCTGTCCATTGAAGGGGCCAAGGGCCTGCGGTTCGTGCCCGTGGGGCTGGTGACCACTGCGGCCCTTTCCTCGGATTGGGCGCATCCGAGCTTTGACGGAACCTTCCTGCCCCAGGCACGCTCCATAACGGCCAAGGGTTTTACGGCGGACTGGAAGGTGCTGGACTTAAACACCAATTTTCCCGCGTCCTGGCTGGACGACGCCCTTTTCTCACAGCTTTCGGAAAGCGGTTTCGGGGTCAACCTTGCCGAACCGGTGAACGACTCCCTGCTTTTCGAGCGGGCCGCCAAGTACTGCCTGCTCTTCGTGGTCCTGACCTTCTTTTCGCTCTTCGTGTCGGAACTTTTGTCCAAGGCCAGGCTCCATTTCATCCAGTACCTTCTGCCCGGCCTGGCCGTGGTGATGTTCTACCTGCTCCTTCTGGCCCTTTCCGAGCACGTGGGCTTCAATGCCGCCTACGGGGCCGCAGCCTTGGCGGTGGTTCTTCTCATCACGGTCTACGTTTCGGGAATCATGAGGCGGGCCGCCCTGGGGCTGGTCACGGGCGGTGTGCTGGCGATTTTATACGGATACTGG
This window of the Deltaproteobacteria bacterium genome carries:
- the creD gene encoding cell envelope integrity protein CreD is translated as MSANAKAMGSVRRVFSPTVSKLILIAILTFLLQVPACHIMSLSQERQYRKSRVEEEIIGKLGGQQQIEGPMISIPYVVRTKTETVSVDPLTNKSEKRVEENIETHQIRVMPEELDIRGTLKTEFRARGIYRVPVYRSDLTLTGWFSPPDTTSLLGPSQAKAITEIQWDKASLSVSVSGLEGLRSHIKGLFNQNEVSLKPEISKRPSADSTPECAARRVSGTTGASVAFDPAAKRLPFKLTLSIEGAKGLRFVPVGLVTTAALSSDWAHPSFDGTFLPQARSITAKGFTADWKVLDLNTNFPASWLDDALFSQLSESGFGVNLAEPVNDSLLFERAAKYCLLFVVLTFFSLFVSELLSKARLHFIQYLLPGLAVVMFYLLLLALSEHVGFNAAYGAAALAVVLLITVYVSGIMRRAALGLVTGGVLAILYGYWFVILQMEDYSLLCGSLGTFALLASVMLGTRKLDWKSLDTRLSNLSQTDPDEPGAHEPDGPVNVP